One Nomascus leucogenys isolate Asia chromosome 22a, Asia_NLE_v1, whole genome shotgun sequence DNA segment encodes these proteins:
- the PDCD1 gene encoding programmed cell death protein 1, which translates to MQIPQAPWPVIWAVLQLGWRPGWFLDSPDRPWNPPTFSPALLVVTEGDNATFTCSFSNASESFVLNWYRMSPSNQTDKLAAFPEDRSQPGQDHRFRVTQLPNGRDFHMSVVRAQHNDSGTYLCGAISLAPKAQIKESLRAELRVTERRAEVPTAHPSPSPRPAGQFQALVVGVVGGLLGSLVLLVWVLAVICSRATRGTIGARRTGQPLKEDPSAVPVFSVDYGELDFQWREKTPEPPVPCVPEQTEYATIVFPSGMGTSSPARRGSADGPRSPQPLRPEDGHCSWPL; encoded by the exons actCCCCGGACAGGCCCTGGAACCCCCCCAccttctccccagccctgctcGTGGTGACCGAAGGCGACAATGCCACCTTCACCTGCAGCTTCTCCAACGCATCGGAGAGCTTCGTGCTGAACTGGTACCGCATGAGCCCCAGCAACCAGACGGACAAGCTGGCTGCCTTCCCCGAGGACCGCAGCCAGCCCGGCCAGGACCACCGCTTCCGCGTCACACAGCTGCCCAACGGGCGCGACTTCCACATGAGCGTGGTCAGGGCCCAGCACAATGACAGCGGCACCTACCTCTGCGGGGCCATCTCCCTGGCCCCCAAGGCACAGATCAAAGAGAGCCTGCGGGCAGAGCTCAGGGTGACAG AGAGAAGGGCAGAAGTGCCCacagcccaccccagcccctcacccaggCCAGCCGGCCAGTTCCAAGCCCTGGTGGTTGGTGTCGTGGGCGGCCTGCTGGGCAGCCTGGTGCTGCTAGTCTGGGTCCTGGCCGTCATCTGCTCCCGGGCCACACGAG GGACCATAGGAGCCAGGCGCACCGGCCAGCCCCTG AAGGAGGACCCCTCGGCCGTGCCTGTGTTCTCTGTGGACTATGGGGAGCTGGATTTCCAGTGGCGTGAGAAGACCCCGGAGCCCCCCGTGCCCTGTGTCCCTGAGCAGACGGAGTATGCCACCATCGTCTTTCCTAGTGGAATGGGCACCTCGTCCCCCGCCCGCAGGGGCTCAGCCGACGGCCCTCGGAGTCCCCAGCCACTGAGGCCTGAGGATGGACACTGCTCTTGGCCCCTCTGA